In one Halorubrum sp. CBA1229 genomic region, the following are encoded:
- a CDS encoding helix-turn-helix domain-containing protein, with protein sequence MRYVRVQFAFPPSVRHPMHGYLDEGDGWRTELLTWRRLPDETLVTLFRVLAPREPYLDRLREVDSIDRFETAPGDGAFYLKAYERLGGPLEAFLGAFVDTEFLSVPPIVYRSGGRLSFGLIGPPDQLRDVFAAVPDPIDVDIDRIGSYGGGRRLAGVELTERQREALRAARRVGYYDVPRTGSVADVAEALGCSSSTAGAHLRKAEAALVEALLDG encoded by the coding sequence ATGCGATACGTTCGCGTGCAGTTCGCGTTTCCGCCGTCGGTCCGGCATCCGATGCACGGGTACCTCGACGAGGGGGACGGCTGGCGGACAGAGCTGTTGACGTGGCGGCGGCTCCCCGACGAGACGCTCGTCACGCTGTTCCGCGTCCTCGCACCCCGAGAGCCGTATCTCGACCGGCTCCGGGAGGTCGACTCCATCGATCGGTTCGAGACGGCCCCGGGCGACGGCGCCTTCTACCTCAAGGCGTACGAACGGCTCGGTGGACCGCTGGAGGCGTTCCTCGGCGCGTTCGTCGACACGGAGTTCCTCTCCGTGCCGCCGATCGTGTACCGGTCCGGGGGCCGACTGTCGTTCGGGCTGATCGGCCCGCCAGACCAACTGCGGGACGTCTTCGCCGCCGTGCCGGACCCGATCGACGTCGATATCGACCGGATCGGCTCGTACGGCGGCGGTCGGCGGCTGGCCGGCGTCGAGCTCACGGAGCGCCAGCGAGAGGCCCTCCGCGCCGCGCGCCGCGTCGGGTACTACGACGTGCCTCGGACGGGATCGGTGGCCGACGTCGCCGAGGCGCTCGGCTGTTCCTCGTCGACGGCGGGAGCGCACTTGCGCAAGGCCGAGGCGGCGCTGGTCGAGGCGCTACTCGACGGGTGA
- a CDS encoding dihydrodipicolinate synthase family protein — protein MRDIEFQYGAVSPPIVTPFDADGDVDAEALAAHVETLVDAGLDGMVPCGTTGEFASLTDAERRTVVETTVEAADGRVPVIAGAADTTVSGVLDRLRAADEAGADAGLVTLPYYHNSTAPAGQRAFLDAVADETPLPLFLYDIPSTVGEPIDPDVLAAVAEREAIVGLKDTSADISAVDVAVDRTPDEFTVFQGVDALLYPSASLGVDGGIHALSQVLPEVFVALGEALRAGDDDRALALHRRAITPLFDRCGDHGFAPVAKVAAAHRGFIPDPKVRPPLTLPDEAAREAIAADVDAALDVV, from the coding sequence ATGCGCGATATCGAGTTCCAGTACGGAGCCGTCTCGCCCCCGATCGTGACCCCCTTCGACGCCGACGGCGACGTCGACGCCGAGGCGCTCGCTGCCCACGTCGAGACGCTCGTCGACGCCGGCCTCGACGGGATGGTCCCCTGCGGCACCACGGGGGAGTTCGCCAGCCTCACCGACGCGGAGCGGCGGACCGTCGTCGAGACGACGGTCGAGGCGGCCGACGGCCGAGTCCCCGTGATCGCGGGCGCCGCGGACACGACCGTCTCGGGCGTCCTCGACCGGCTCCGGGCCGCGGACGAGGCCGGCGCGGACGCGGGGCTGGTCACCCTCCCGTACTACCACAACTCGACGGCGCCGGCGGGACAGCGGGCCTTCCTCGACGCGGTCGCCGACGAGACGCCCCTCCCCCTCTTCCTCTACGACATCCCGTCGACGGTCGGCGAGCCCATCGACCCGGACGTCCTCGCCGCCGTGGCCGAGCGCGAGGCGATCGTCGGGCTGAAGGACACCAGCGCCGACATCTCGGCGGTTGACGTCGCCGTCGACCGCACCCCCGACGAGTTCACCGTCTTCCAGGGCGTCGACGCCTTGCTGTACCCGAGCGCGTCGCTCGGCGTCGACGGCGGGATCCACGCGCTCTCGCAGGTGCTGCCGGAGGTCTTCGTCGCCCTCGGCGAGGCGCTCCGCGCGGGCGACGACGACCGCGCGTTGGCGCTCCACCGCCGGGCGATCACCCCGCTGTTCGACCGGTGCGGTGACCACGGGTTCGCGCCCGTCGCGAAGGTCGCGGCGGCGCACCGTGGGTTCATTCCGGATCCGAAGGTCCGGCCACCGCTCACGCTCCCGGACGAGGCGGCGCGCGAGGCGATCGCCGCCGACGTCGACGCGGCGCTGGACGTCGTCTGA
- a CDS encoding cytochrome P450 codes for MGETTRSAGDVSDGTDATSPGDASDSTDATDGAETGVAPPDPGGLPVLGNVHELARDALGFYERRAAEHGGVVRYNVFGTESYLVTDPDAIASILVEDHDRFVKGEMPRERLGGLLGDGLFLAEGEAWREQRTAMRSAFFRERVAAYGDAMVEHARRTAASWDDGDVVDVHGAATDYAFAVLAESLLGSDVERERDTVRVAAESVTERFDTGRIASFLPAWLPLPTNRRYRRRLGALRETVRDLVAERRAAGPPADPGAADDLLGTLVAAAELGAIDDDQLVDNAVTFLFAGHETSALGLTYTLYCLARRPEFQERVHAEVSALDADPTPADVRECPALTAAVDEALRLYPPVHSFFREPTEPVTLGGYRVPAGVVLTLSPWAVHRDERWWDDPETYRPERWLREVGGGEAASDGRDSDEADATETVRGDEGAGPAVGDRPEYAYFPFGGGPRHCIGMRFARQELRLATATLLRRLRFEPVTTELSLRASANTRPTHPVRLRVHVREGRDAAARRGDGSRSVDSRDGRADHGAGRADHGAGRADHGDGRADRDARNGARPPSARD; via the coding sequence ATGGGCGAGACGACACGATCCGCCGGCGACGTCTCGGACGGTACCGATGCGACTTCTCCCGGCGACGCCTCGGACAGTACCGACGCGACCGACGGCGCCGAAACGGGTGTCGCGCCTCCCGACCCCGGCGGGCTCCCGGTCCTCGGAAACGTTCACGAGCTCGCGCGCGACGCGCTCGGGTTCTACGAACGCCGGGCCGCCGAACACGGCGGCGTCGTCCGGTACAACGTGTTCGGCACGGAGAGTTACCTCGTGACCGATCCCGACGCGATCGCGTCGATCCTCGTCGAGGACCACGACCGGTTCGTGAAAGGAGAGATGCCCCGCGAGCGGCTCGGCGGCCTCCTCGGTGACGGGCTGTTCCTCGCCGAGGGGGAGGCGTGGCGCGAGCAGCGGACGGCGATGCGGTCGGCGTTCTTCCGCGAACGGGTGGCCGCGTACGGGGACGCGATGGTCGAGCACGCCCGCCGGACGGCGGCCTCGTGGGACGACGGCGACGTCGTCGACGTCCACGGCGCCGCGACCGACTACGCGTTCGCCGTCCTCGCCGAGAGCCTGCTCGGGAGCGACGTCGAGCGCGAGCGCGACACCGTCCGGGTGGCCGCCGAGAGCGTCACGGAGCGGTTCGACACGGGCCGGATCGCCTCCTTCCTCCCGGCGTGGCTCCCGCTCCCGACGAACCGGCGCTACCGGCGGCGGCTCGGAGCGCTCCGGGAGACGGTCCGCGACCTCGTCGCCGAGCGCCGCGCGGCCGGCCCGCCCGCGGACCCGGGCGCCGCGGACGACCTCCTCGGTACGCTCGTCGCGGCCGCGGAGCTCGGGGCGATCGACGACGACCAGCTCGTCGACAACGCGGTGACGTTCCTGTTCGCCGGCCACGAGACGAGCGCGCTCGGACTGACGTACACGCTCTACTGTCTCGCCCGGCGCCCCGAGTTCCAAGAGCGGGTCCACGCGGAGGTCTCGGCGCTCGACGCCGACCCGACGCCGGCGGACGTCCGGGAATGCCCGGCGCTGACCGCGGCGGTGGACGAGGCGCTCCGGCTGTACCCGCCCGTCCACTCCTTCTTCAGAGAGCCGACCGAGCCGGTGACCCTCGGCGGCTACCGCGTCCCGGCCGGCGTCGTGCTCACGCTCTCGCCGTGGGCGGTCCACCGCGACGAGCGGTGGTGGGACGACCCCGAAACGTATCGCCCCGAGCGGTGGCTCCGGGAGGTCGGCGGCGGCGAGGCCGCCAGCGATGGGCGTGACAGCGACGAGGCCGACGCTACTGAGACCGTTCGCGGCGACGAGGGCGCCGGCCCGGCGGTCGGCGACCGCCCCGAGTACGCCTACTTCCCGTTCGGCGGCGGCCCACGCCACTGTATCGGGATGCGCTTCGCGAGACAGGAGCTCCGGCTCGCGACCGCGACGCTGCTCCGGCGACTGCGGTTCGAACCGGTGACGACGGAGCTGTCGCTGCGGGCGAGCGCGAACACGCGACCGACGCACCCGGTGCGACTGCGCGTCCACGTGAGAGAGGGGCGGGACGCGGCCGCCCGGCGTGGCGACGGGTCACGGAGCGTCGACTCCAGAGACGGACGCGCCGATCACGGAGCCGGACGCGCCGATCACGGAGCCGGACGCGCCGATCACGGAGACGGACGCGCCGATCGCGACGCTCGAAACGGCGCTCGCCCGCCGTCGGCTCGGGACTGA
- a CDS encoding polymer-forming cytoskeletal protein, with the protein MDSPSDAVRRRRIALALAFAALLFPLATGVATAQSVQGASGTVVVDEGETVDGIEGVAGTVVVRGTVDGDLSGAAGSIRIAETGRVAGDVRAAAGTIVVDGAVGGSVEAGAGAFELTEAGRIDGSLDVGAGSITVDGAVGGDVRAAADSVVLGPNADVGGEFRYDAETFSESPDATVAGGVVEDDSLGGDTGVAFGSDLAPSWVGSAYGVAVNLALGAVLLLAFPRFSRDVADRVGGDALRSGGVGLLALIGTPILLVLVAVTIVGIPLALVGVAAYVVAIWVASVYGRYALGSWVLGRVGRPNRWVALLLGVLGVAVIALVPWIGGLVDFVVLLLGLGALALGVRDRYRGGSGAVSEREAVGAD; encoded by the coding sequence ATGGACTCGCCCTCCGACGCGGTTCGTCGTCGTCGTATCGCCCTCGCCCTCGCGTTCGCCGCGCTCCTCTTCCCGCTCGCGACGGGGGTCGCAACGGCTCAGTCGGTCCAAGGCGCCTCCGGAACGGTCGTCGTTGACGAAGGGGAGACGGTCGACGGGATCGAGGGCGTCGCCGGAACGGTCGTCGTCCGCGGTACCGTCGACGGCGACCTCTCCGGCGCGGCCGGGTCGATCCGTATCGCCGAGACCGGTCGCGTCGCCGGCGACGTGCGTGCGGCCGCCGGGACGATCGTCGTCGACGGCGCGGTCGGCGGGAGCGTCGAGGCCGGCGCCGGCGCGTTCGAGCTGACCGAGGCCGGTCGGATCGACGGCTCGCTCGACGTCGGCGCGGGCTCGATAACCGTCGACGGCGCGGTCGGCGGGGACGTTCGCGCGGCCGCCGACTCGGTCGTCCTCGGCCCGAACGCGGACGTTGGCGGGGAGTTCCGGTACGACGCCGAGACGTTCTCCGAGAGCCCGGACGCGACCGTCGCCGGCGGCGTCGTCGAGGACGACAGCCTCGGCGGCGACACCGGAGTCGCGTTCGGCTCCGACCTCGCGCCGTCGTGGGTCGGATCCGCGTACGGGGTCGCCGTCAACCTCGCGCTGGGCGCCGTGCTCCTGCTCGCCTTCCCCCGCTTCTCGCGCGACGTCGCCGACCGCGTCGGCGGCGACGCGCTCCGCAGCGGCGGCGTGGGGCTGCTCGCGCTGATCGGGACTCCGATCCTCCTCGTCCTCGTGGCGGTCACGATCGTCGGGATCCCGCTCGCGCTCGTCGGGGTCGCGGCGTACGTCGTCGCGATCTGGGTCGCCTCCGTGTACGGTCGGTACGCCCTCGGGTCGTGGGTCCTGGGGCGGGTCGGCCGGCCGAACCGGTGGGTCGCGCTCCTTCTCGGCGTCCTCGGCGTCGCCGTGATCGCCCTCGTTCCGTGGATCGGCGGTCTCGTCGACTTCGTCGTGCTCCTGCTCGGACTCGGTGCGCTCGCGCTCGGGGTGCGCGACCGGTACCGAGGCGGCTCCGGAGCGGTCTCCGAACGAGAGGCCGTCGGCGCGGACTGA
- a CDS encoding TRAM domain-containing protein, producing MEISEKLLCLFSTDVREEDGEYVVDVPGREIETGSLEPGETYRVALISRSAAEADDEAGGDTDVSASRADDGPQPPVEPGEMRYVEIEDLGKQGDGIARVERGYVIIVPDTEVGERVKIEITEVKSNFAVGEVVEESA from the coding sequence ATGGAGATCTCAGAGAAGCTCCTCTGTCTGTTCAGCACCGACGTTCGCGAGGAGGACGGCGAGTACGTCGTCGACGTCCCGGGCCGCGAGATCGAGACCGGATCGCTGGAGCCCGGCGAGACGTATCGGGTCGCGCTCATCTCCCGCTCGGCGGCCGAGGCCGACGACGAGGCCGGGGGCGACACCGACGTCTCCGCGTCCCGCGCCGACGACGGGCCCCAGCCACCGGTCGAGCCGGGCGAGATGCGATACGTCGAGATCGAGGACCTCGGCAAGCAGGGCGACGGGATCGCCCGCGTCGAGCGCGGCTACGTGATCATCGTCCCCGACACGGAGGTCGGCGAGCGCGTGAAGATCGAGATCACGGAGGTCAAGTCCAACTTCGCGGTCGGCGAGGTCGTCGAGGAGTCGGCGTGA